A genomic segment from Agrobacterium vitis encodes:
- a CDS encoding ABC transporter ATP-binding protein, producing MAQTPAIELIGIDKKFGPVHANKNINLTVAKGSIHGIIGENGAGKSTLMSILYGFYQADGGEIKIGGQATVIKDSQAAISSGIGMVHQHFMLVENFTVLENVMLGAEGGALLAKGTAAARASLKQLETDYGLDVDPDAVVEELPVGRQQRVEILKALYRGADILILDEPTGVLTPAEADHLFKILRVLRDQGKTVILITHKLREIMAITDTVSVMRRGEIVATRKTAETTVEELAELMVGRRVLLRVDKQPAQPRDVLLSVRNLTVKDSRGVVMVDDVSFDVREGEIVGIAGVAGNGQSELLEAITGIRKPVSGEILIAGKSVTGYDPARLRDLGLAHIPEDRHHMGLVLPFEESQNAILGYHRDERYGKGMFLDPKAIRAAAEVEIAKYDIRPPNPRLKTANFSGGNQQKIVVAREIERDPNVLIIGQPTRGVDIGAIEFIHRRIVETRDKGKALLLVSVELDEIRSLSDRILVMFAGKVVGEKTADADEQTLGLMMAGIAA from the coding sequence GTGGCCCAAACACCTGCGATTGAACTCATCGGGATCGACAAGAAATTCGGTCCGGTTCATGCCAACAAGAATATCAACCTGACAGTGGCCAAGGGCTCGATCCATGGCATTATCGGTGAAAACGGTGCCGGGAAATCGACGCTGATGTCGATCCTCTATGGGTTTTACCAGGCAGATGGCGGCGAGATTAAAATCGGCGGCCAGGCCACGGTCATCAAGGACAGCCAGGCGGCCATTTCCAGCGGCATCGGCATGGTGCATCAGCATTTCATGCTGGTCGAGAATTTTACCGTACTGGAAAATGTCATGCTGGGTGCCGAAGGTGGCGCTTTGCTGGCCAAGGGAACGGCAGCGGCCCGCGCCTCCCTGAAACAGCTGGAAACGGATTACGGGCTGGATGTCGATCCCGATGCCGTGGTCGAGGAGTTGCCGGTTGGTCGCCAGCAGCGGGTGGAAATTCTGAAAGCGCTGTATCGCGGCGCCGATATTCTCATTCTCGACGAGCCGACGGGGGTGCTGACGCCTGCCGAGGCCGATCACCTATTCAAGATCCTGCGCGTGCTGCGCGATCAGGGCAAAACGGTTATTCTAATTACCCACAAACTGCGGGAAATCATGGCGATTACCGATACGGTTTCCGTCATGCGGCGCGGCGAAATCGTTGCCACCCGCAAGACGGCGGAGACCACAGTAGAGGAATTGGCGGAGTTGATGGTTGGCCGTCGGGTGCTGTTGCGGGTGGACAAGCAGCCTGCACAACCGCGTGACGTTCTGCTGTCGGTGCGCAACCTGACCGTCAAGGACAGTCGCGGCGTCGTCATGGTCGATGATGTGTCCTTCGATGTGCGTGAAGGTGAGATTGTCGGCATTGCCGGCGTAGCAGGCAATGGCCAGAGCGAATTGCTGGAAGCGATCACCGGCATTCGCAAGCCGGTGTCAGGCGAGATCCTCATCGCTGGCAAATCGGTCACGGGTTATGATCCGGCTCGATTGAGAGATCTTGGGCTTGCCCATATCCCTGAAGATCGCCACCATATGGGCCTCGTTCTGCCCTTTGAGGAAAGCCAGAACGCTATTCTCGGCTATCACCGCGACGAGCGCTATGGAAAAGGCATGTTTCTCGATCCGAAGGCGATCCGCGCTGCTGCCGAGGTCGAGATTGCCAAATATGACATCCGCCCACCCAATCCCCGATTGAAGACTGCCAATTTTTCCGGCGGCAATCAGCAGAAAATCGTCGTTGCCCGCGAGATCGAGCGCGATCCGAATGTGCTGATTATCGGCCAGCCGACCCGTGGCGTCGATATCGGCGCCATTGAATTCATTCACCGGCGGATCGTCGAAACCCGTGACAAGGGCAAGGCGCTGCTGCTGGTCTCGGTGGAACTGGATGAAATCCGCTCCTTGTCCGACCGCATCCTGGTGATGTTTGCCGGCAAGGTGGTGGGCGAAAAGACGGCAGATGCCGATGAACAGACGCTGGGCCTGATGATGGCCGGCATTGCCGCTTGA
- a CDS encoding ABC transporter permease, whose translation MSTASIPLPNWITYGLLPVINLLLAFLISGLVVWIIGENPWDALVLMLQGALGRGEGIGFTLYYATNFIFTGLSVAVAYHAGLFNIGSEGQAYVGGLGAALVALALDHYCPWYVTMPFAVIGAALFGAAWALIPAWLQAKRGSHIVITTIMFNFIGAALMVYLLVHVLIVPGKMAPETRTFLVGGQLPKLDWLMALFGLKLGPAPFNVSFIIALVMAAAVWVLIWRTKLGYEMRTLGISRSAAAYAGIPYVKIVIITMLISGGLAGMMSLNTVMGASARLQVEFVGGAGFVGIAVSLMGRSHPLGIVIAAILFGVLYQGGAELSFDMPNITRDMIVVIQGLVILFAGALEFMFRPALVRFYQTIARPAASSPAKSSK comes from the coding sequence ATGAGTACCGCTTCCATTCCGCTGCCGAACTGGATCACCTACGGGCTTTTGCCGGTAATCAATCTGCTCTTGGCTTTTTTGATTTCCGGCCTGGTCGTGTGGATCATTGGCGAAAATCCCTGGGACGCGCTGGTCCTCATGCTCCAGGGCGCGTTGGGTCGCGGTGAAGGCATTGGTTTTACGCTCTATTATGCCACCAATTTCATCTTTACCGGCCTGTCGGTTGCCGTTGCCTACCATGCCGGGCTGTTCAATATCGGCTCCGAAGGCCAGGCCTATGTCGGTGGTCTCGGCGCGGCGCTGGTGGCCTTGGCATTGGACCATTATTGTCCCTGGTATGTCACCATGCCGTTTGCGGTGATCGGGGCGGCTCTGTTCGGGGCTGCCTGGGCTTTGATCCCGGCCTGGTTGCAGGCAAAACGCGGCAGCCATATCGTCATCACCACCATCATGTTCAATTTCATCGGCGCCGCGTTGATGGTGTATCTGCTGGTGCATGTGCTGATCGTGCCGGGCAAGATGGCGCCGGAAACCCGGACCTTTCTTGTGGGCGGTCAATTGCCGAAGCTGGATTGGCTGATGGCGCTGTTTGGCCTGAAGCTCGGCCCGGCACCTTTCAACGTCTCCTTCATCATCGCCCTTGTCATGGCGGCGGCTGTCTGGGTGCTGATCTGGCGCACCAAGCTTGGCTATGAAATGCGCACGCTCGGCATCAGCCGTTCGGCGGCGGCCTATGCCGGCATTCCCTATGTGAAGATCGTTATCATCACCATGCTGATATCAGGCGGCCTGGCCGGTATGATGTCGCTGAATACCGTGATGGGCGCTTCCGCTCGCCTCCAGGTGGAATTTGTCGGCGGCGCGGGCTTTGTCGGTATTGCGGTGAGCCTGATGGGCCGCAGCCATCCGCTCGGCATCGTCATTGCCGCCATCCTGTTCGGCGTGCTCTACCAGGGCGGCGCGGAACTGTCTTTCGACATGCCCAATATCACCCGCGATATGATTGTGGTCATCCAGGGTCTGGTGATCCTGTTTGCAGGGGCGCTGGAATTCATGTTCCGACCGGCACTGGTGCGCTTCTACCAGACCATTGCCCGCCCGGCTGCGTCTAGCCCAGCCAAGTCAAGCAAGTGA
- a CDS encoding ABC transporter permease → MDNFDMIVSILGSTVRLSIPLIFTGLAGLFSERAGVFDIGLEGKMLAGAFAAACVAYLTGSAWAGLAGGIAVSIGFSLIHGFASITNRGNQIISGVALNFVAAGLTAVLGQAWFSQGGRTPQLPGDARFQPIVLPGTDALRDVPFLGPLYANVVSGNNALTYLAFLAVPLSWWVLYRTRFGLRLRAVGENPGAVDTAGISVAWLRYRAVIVAGFLCGFAGAYLAIAQSAAFIRDMSAGKGYIALAALIFAKWKPVPVMFACLLFGFLDAMSNFMQGKAVPGIGEVPVQIFQALPYILTCILLAGFIGAANGPKAGGVPYVKER, encoded by the coding sequence ATGGATAATTTCGATATGATCGTCAGCATCCTGGGCTCCACGGTGCGTCTGTCGATCCCGCTGATTTTCACGGGGCTGGCCGGGCTGTTTTCCGAACGGGCAGGCGTTTTCGACATCGGGTTGGAAGGCAAGATGCTGGCGGGTGCTTTCGCGGCGGCCTGCGTTGCCTATCTCACCGGCTCAGCCTGGGCTGGGCTTGCGGGCGGCATTGCTGTGTCTATCGGCTTTTCGCTGATCCATGGCTTTGCCTCGATTACCAATCGCGGCAATCAGATCATTTCCGGCGTGGCGCTGAATTTCGTCGCAGCTGGGCTGACAGCGGTCTTGGGACAGGCCTGGTTCAGTCAGGGCGGACGCACCCCGCAATTGCCTGGTGATGCCCGCTTTCAGCCGATCGTGCTTCCAGGCACTGATGCCCTGCGTGACGTGCCGTTTCTCGGCCCTCTCTATGCCAATGTCGTTTCCGGCAACAATGCCTTGACCTATTTGGCCTTTCTGGCTGTGCCGCTGAGCTGGTGGGTGCTCTATCGTACCCGCTTTGGCCTCAGGCTGCGGGCCGTGGGCGAAAATCCCGGTGCTGTCGATACGGCAGGGATCTCGGTTGCCTGGCTGCGCTACCGGGCGGTGATCGTTGCAGGCTTTCTCTGCGGCTTTGCCGGAGCCTATCTCGCCATCGCCCAATCGGCGGCCTTCATCCGCGATATGTCGGCGGGCAAGGGCTATATCGCGCTTGCCGCGCTGATCTTTGCCAAATGGAAGCCGGTGCCTGTGATGTTCGCCTGCCTGCTGTTCGGCTTTCTCGATGCGATGTCCAATTTCATGCAGGGCAAGGCGGTGCCGGGCATTGGTGAAGTGCCGGTACAGATTTTCCAGGCTCTGCCCTATATTCTCACCTGTATTCTGCTGGCTGGCTTTATCGGGGCGGCCAATGGTCCCAAGGCGGGCGGCGTGCCCTATGTGAAGGAACGGTAA